In Flavobacterium endoglycinae, one DNA window encodes the following:
- a CDS encoding DUF6443 domain-containing protein: protein MMKKYNYYLVFVLLMFFGQIQAGIYPNYTQNITVPNLNNSGQSGTGGGTISINNDILTISLSATWANPSYLKIGTVATLTISPALPNMELGQLSSAPGSPLANYAAKIENNALVFYLLNSPTSWNGCYLNFVKNFACSNAQTWYLDDDLDGLGDPLNFIAGQCTKPNGNYVLDNTDNCPTIPGTNANCNSLIPVLQNRNSIKNVTYKMETATSITSPTILQANQNVTYFDGLGRPIQKNSYQLSATGKDIVTPVEYDDFGREIKEYLPFASSQNNLSYIDPSTLVPNLISQYQTNYGAVNNNPFSEKELEASPLGRVLQQAAPGNDWALANNHTIKMDYQTNVGNEVKLYLAYAAWNSSLGVYDISLNYGTGNGFYPANQLYKTITYDENTIASPTETNGSTVEFKNKEGQLILKRTYEAGVKHDTYYVYDSYGNLTYVIPPKAADLITSVAAQNDVTSTAVINSGSSLQLTATNSIRLLPGFNAVSGSIFSATIVNNQGILDNLCYQYKYDYRNRLVEKKLPGKQWEFIVYDKLDRSVATGPSLSPFTDITTAGWSVTKYDALNRPIITAWLPGTITSADRKTLQDTQNGYTANFSETKIATATNTTINGVSFRYTTAAWPTTGYHVLTVSYFDDYNYPNAPTIPTSVETQNVFYNTTTKPIGLATGSWIRILENSTTYRNELSYTLYDAKARPIRSYMQNFLGGYTYTDSKLNAFSGQLQYSIVRHKRLNTDTELMTKDVFTYSDQDRVLTQTHQINSGTIELIASNTYDELGQLISKKVGNTTAAPTQNINYTYNIRGWMTNINDVNSLTKGTDPRDQFAFKISYNTLSSSISGVKALYNGNISETYWTSASETTPVIRSYGYKYDNLNRLKDAVFQRATTVSGVYNESLTYDKNGNILSLTRNGNNETTATQIDNLAYSYGAGNQTNQLTKVVDNALAANKIYGFVDSAANTLDDYSYDANGNLIKDNNKNITSIVYNNLNLPTQITFSTIGNIVYLYNAAGQKVQKIVTTTSPANVTTTDYLGGYQYTNTALKFFPTVEGYVEAVAASSFKYIYQYKDHLGNIRLSYDKNLVIKEENNYYPFGLKQEGYNILKNSTNDGLKYKYNGKELQDELGLNFYDYGARNYDPAIGRWMNIDPLAEKMRRHSPYNYAFDNPIRFIDPDGMAPTDWINWIGTNGQQHITYDKDVKTVEQAEAKGYGNVKQVFESGTAHTEDYSTIVEFAKDGNFVVNNGSKTDIDDTSVTTENGTFISKNKGVVDALGDGVPGILQDVGDSLTLAALPVAATGIGVPLAGAMGTVGGTISKIGTVLEIGNDAFEGNFSFTKAATKLTVSTLSSKIGGSSAFGPTEQIANDNVFNLLDRSIDQAKKKD, encoded by the coding sequence ATGATGAAAAAATACAATTATTACTTAGTCTTCGTTTTATTGATGTTTTTTGGTCAAATTCAGGCTGGAATTTATCCTAATTACACACAAAACATTACAGTTCCTAATCTAAATAATAGTGGACAAAGCGGTACCGGAGGCGGCACAATATCTATAAACAACGATATATTAACTATTAGTCTTTCTGCTACCTGGGCTAACCCAAGTTATTTAAAAATTGGGACTGTTGCAACTTTAACAATTTCTCCAGCATTGCCTAATATGGAATTAGGGCAGTTATCATCTGCACCGGGAAGTCCGTTGGCAAACTATGCAGCAAAAATTGAAAACAATGCCTTGGTATTTTATCTATTGAATTCACCAACCAGCTGGAATGGATGTTATCTTAATTTTGTTAAAAATTTTGCTTGCTCAAACGCACAGACTTGGTATCTAGATGATGATTTAGATGGTTTAGGAGATCCATTAAATTTTATTGCAGGACAATGTACAAAGCCTAATGGTAACTATGTTTTGGATAATACGGATAATTGTCCGACAATTCCAGGGACAAATGCAAATTGTAATAGTTTAATACCAGTTTTACAGAATCGTAATTCGATAAAAAACGTAACTTACAAAATGGAAACTGCCACAAGTATTACTTCTCCAACTATTCTTCAGGCCAATCAAAATGTAACCTATTTTGACGGACTTGGAAGGCCTATACAAAAAAATTCATACCAATTGTCAGCTACAGGGAAAGATATTGTTACACCTGTTGAATATGATGATTTTGGAAGAGAAATTAAGGAATATCTACCATTTGCATCGTCACAAAATAATCTAAGTTATATAGATCCATCAACATTGGTTCCTAATTTAATTTCGCAGTATCAAACAAATTACGGTGCGGTAAACAATAATCCATTTAGTGAAAAAGAATTGGAAGCTTCACCTCTAGGACGTGTATTGCAGCAAGCTGCCCCAGGAAATGACTGGGCTTTGGCAAATAATCACACGATCAAGATGGATTATCAGACCAATGTTGGTAATGAAGTAAAATTATATTTAGCATATGCAGCATGGAATTCAAGTCTAGGCGTATATGACATATCGTTGAATTATGGGACTGGCAATGGTTTTTATCCTGCCAATCAGCTTTATAAAACCATAACCTATGATGAAAATACAATTGCGTCTCCAACAGAAACAAACGGCTCAACTGTAGAGTTTAAAAACAAAGAAGGACAGTTAATCTTAAAGCGCACATATGAAGCAGGAGTAAAACATGACACATATTATGTATATGATTCGTATGGTAATTTAACATATGTAATACCTCCAAAAGCAGCTGATTTAATTACATCTGTAGCAGCACAAAATGATGTAACGTCAACAGCTGTAATTAATTCAGGAAGTTCTTTGCAATTGACAGCAACAAATTCAATCAGATTGTTACCGGGCTTTAATGCCGTTTCAGGAAGTATATTCAGTGCTACAATTGTAAATAATCAGGGAATTTTAGACAATTTGTGCTATCAATATAAATACGATTATCGAAATCGACTTGTAGAGAAAAAATTACCCGGCAAACAATGGGAATTTATTGTTTATGACAAATTAGATAGATCTGTAGCGACTGGCCCGAGTTTATCTCCGTTTACCGATATCACTACTGCTGGATGGAGTGTAACTAAATATGATGCTTTAAACCGACCTATAATTACAGCATGGCTGCCTGGTACAATTACTAGTGCAGATAGAAAAACATTACAGGATACTCAAAACGGATATACTGCCAATTTTAGCGAAACCAAAATTGCAACTGCGACAAATACAACTATAAATGGAGTATCATTCAGATATACTACTGCTGCGTGGCCAACTACAGGGTATCATGTGTTGACAGTCAGTTATTTTGATGATTACAATTATCCAAATGCACCAACAATTCCAACTTCTGTTGAAACGCAAAATGTATTTTATAATACTACAACGAAACCTATTGGATTAGCTACGGGAAGCTGGATAAGAATTTTAGAAAATAGTACAACTTATAGAAATGAATTGTCATATACACTTTATGATGCTAAAGCAAGACCAATTCGTTCTTACATGCAAAATTTCTTGGGCGGTTACACTTATACTGATAGTAAGCTAAATGCGTTTTCAGGCCAGCTGCAGTACAGCATTGTAAGACATAAAAGGCTTAACACAGATACTGAATTAATGACTAAAGATGTTTTTACTTATTCTGACCAGGATCGTGTATTGACACAGACACATCAAATTAACAGCGGTACTATAGAACTTATTGCAAGTAATACTTATGATGAACTAGGACAACTGATTTCTAAAAAAGTAGGAAATACTACTGCTGCTCCAACACAGAATATCAATTATACGTATAATATTCGCGGATGGATGACGAATATTAACGACGTTAATTCATTAACAAAAGGTACGGATCCTAGAGATCAATTTGCCTTTAAAATAAGTTATAACACTCTTTCCAGCAGTATTTCTGGTGTAAAAGCTTTATACAATGGAAATATATCTGAAACCTATTGGACCAGTGCCTCTGAAACTACACCTGTTATTCGTTCTTATGGTTATAAATACGATAACCTAAACCGACTAAAAGATGCTGTTTTTCAAAGAGCAACCACAGTGAGCGGTGTTTATAATGAAAGCCTTACATACGATAAAAATGGAAACATTTTATCCTTAACACGTAATGGCAATAATGAAACAACAGCGACTCAAATAGATAATTTGGCATATAGTTATGGAGCAGGTAACCAAACCAATCAACTAACCAAAGTAGTTGACAATGCTCTTGCCGCAAATAAAATATACGGTTTTGTAGACAGTGCTGCCAATACTCTAGATGATTATAGTTATGATGCTAATGGAAACTTGATCAAGGACAATAACAAAAACATAACTAGCATAGTATATAACAATCTTAATCTGCCAACGCAAATAACTTTTTCAACAATAGGAAATATTGTATATCTTTATAATGCTGCGGGACAGAAGGTACAAAAGATAGTAACAACCACTTCACCTGCAAATGTTACAACAACAGATTATTTAGGAGGTTACCAGTACACAAATACAGCACTTAAGTTCTTTCCAACTGTTGAAGGCTATGTTGAAGCAGTTGCCGCAAGTTCTTTTAAATATATATACCAGTATAAAGATCATTTGGGTAACATTCGTTTGAGTTATGATAAAAATCTTGTAATAAAGGAAGAAAATAACTATTATCCTTTTGGATTAAAACAAGAGGGGTATAATATTCTGAAAAATTCTACAAATGATGGTTTAAAGTATAAGTACAATGGAAAGGAGCTCCAAGACGAGCTGGGGCTTAACTTTTACGACTATGGAGCAAGAAATTATGACCCTGCAATTGGTCGTTGGATGAACATTGATCCACTGGCTGAAAAAATGAGAAGACATAGTCCATATAACTATGCTTTTGATAATCCTATAAGATTTATTGATCCTGATGGTATGGCTCCTACTGATTGGATCAATTGGATTGGAACAAATGGCCAGCAACATATAACTTACGATAAAGATGTAAAAACTGTAGAGCAAGCAGAGGCAAAAGGCTACGGAAATGTAAAACAAGTTTTTGAATCTGGGACTGCTCATACAGAAGACTATAGTACAATTGTTGAGTTTGCGAAAGATGGTAACTTTGTTGTAAATAATGGTTCAAAAACAGATATCGATGACACTAGTGTAACGACAGAAAATGGAACTTTTATATCAAAAAATAAAGGGGTCGTGGATGCTCTAGGAGATGGTGTCCCAGGAATATTGCAAGACGTTGGTGATTCTTTAACTTTAGCAGCTTTGCCAGTCGCTGCAACAGGAATTGGTGTTCCATTAGCAGGAGCAATGGGAACAGTAGGAGGAACAATATCAAAAATCGGTACAGTTTTAGAAATAGGAAATGACGCTTTCGAAGGTAATTTTTCTTTCACCAAAGCAGCTACAAAATTAACAGTGAGTACACTTTCTAGTAAGATTGGAGGCTCAAGTGCTTTTGGTCCAACCGAACAAATAGCTAATGATAATGTATTTAATCTATTAGATAGATCTATAGATCAGGCAAAAAAGAAAGACTAA
- a CDS encoding DUF4494 domain-containing protein yields MSAIWYECKVKYRKTDETGGQKVVTEPYLVDAISYTEAEKRINEEMVAYVSEEFKITNIKVANFAEIHPFENADRWFKSKVSLIAYDEESGKERKSNMYMLVQANDVREAFDNTIHVMKNTMGEYSIPAISESPIMDVFPYFSGEEEETEMLERFNALKASKSAKADEEIVDHMEFETANEE; encoded by the coding sequence ATGAGCGCAATTTGGTACGAATGCAAAGTAAAATATAGAAAAACAGACGAAACTGGCGGACAAAAAGTGGTTACAGAACCCTATTTGGTAGATGCTATATCGTATACAGAAGCTGAAAAAAGAATTAATGAAGAAATGGTGGCTTATGTAAGTGAAGAATTTAAAATCACGAATATAAAAGTTGCCAATTTTGCTGAAATTCATCCTTTTGAAAATGCAGACCGTTGGTTTAAGTCTAAAGTTTCTTTGATTGCTTATGACGAAGAAAGCGGAAAAGAAAGAAAATCAAACATGTACATGCTGGTTCAGGCAAATGATGTACGAGAAGCTTTTGACAATACGATTCATGTAATGAAAAATACGATGGGCGAATATTCGATTCCGGCAATTTCAGAATCACCAATTATGGATGTTTTTCCATATTTCAGCGGTGAAGAAGAAGAAACTGAAATGCTGGAAAGATTCAACGCTCTTAAAGCTTCAAAATCTGCAAAAGCCGACGAAGAAATCGTTGACCACATGGAATTTGAAACCGCAAACGAGGAATAA
- a CDS encoding ArnT family glycosyltransferase, whose protein sequence is MNKKTIVLIGFIILKFVLQYTLISPEYDLQRDEYLHLDQAHHLAWGYLSVPPVTSWFSYVIFLLGNSVFWVKFFPALFGALTLLMVWKTIELLKGNWYALILGALCIVFSALLRINMLYQPNSVDVLSWTAFYYVVIQYISSEKPKWFYIGAVVFAFGFLNKYNILFLLIGLFPALLLSKQRKILAEKKLYFALILGILLILPNLLWQYNNNFPIVHHMKELAETQLVNVDRIDFLKEQILYFIGGLFVILSSFYALVFYKPFEKFKFFFTSIIFTLLVFLYFKAKAYYAIGLYPIYIAFGAVYLEDVLQSGWKRYLKPVFILLPLLFFIPMYQLAFPNKSPEYIVKNKLGTHRWEDGKEHNLSQDFADMLGWKELARKTDSVYALFPKSENTLVLCDNYGQAGAINYYTKKGIKAVSFNADYVNWFNLNVHYTNLIRVKEFEENSTEFKETSPFFESARIGGSITNQYAREYQTTIFVFTKAKVDINNRLKQEIEEEKNYDN, encoded by the coding sequence ATGAATAAAAAAACGATTGTATTAATTGGGTTTATCATTTTAAAATTTGTTTTACAATATACTTTAATCAGTCCCGAATATGATTTACAGCGTGATGAATACCTTCATCTCGACCAAGCGCATCATTTAGCTTGGGGATATCTGTCTGTCCCGCCTGTGACTTCCTGGTTTTCGTACGTTATTTTTTTATTAGGAAATTCTGTTTTCTGGGTAAAGTTCTTCCCTGCCCTTTTTGGCGCTTTAACGCTTTTAATGGTTTGGAAAACTATCGAGCTTTTAAAAGGCAATTGGTATGCTTTAATTTTAGGAGCATTATGTATTGTGTTTTCAGCATTGTTACGAATTAACATGCTGTATCAGCCAAACTCTGTAGATGTTTTATCTTGGACAGCTTTTTATTATGTGGTAATTCAATATATTTCTTCAGAAAAACCTAAATGGTTTTATATCGGAGCTGTTGTTTTTGCATTTGGATTCCTAAACAAATACAATATTCTTTTCCTCTTAATCGGACTTTTTCCAGCGCTCTTACTTTCAAAACAACGTAAAATATTGGCTGAGAAAAAATTATATTTTGCGTTGATTTTAGGAATTCTTTTGATTTTACCCAATCTATTGTGGCAGTACAACAATAATTTTCCTATTGTACATCACATGAAAGAACTAGCAGAAACGCAACTGGTAAACGTAGACCGTATCGATTTTTTAAAAGAGCAGATTCTATATTTTATTGGAGGTTTATTCGTAATTCTTTCCTCTTTTTATGCTTTAGTATTTTACAAACCTTTCGAAAAATTCAAATTCTTTTTTACATCGATCATTTTCACGCTGCTTGTTTTTCTTTATTTCAAAGCCAAAGCCTATTATGCCATTGGTTTGTATCCAATTTACATAGCATTTGGAGCTGTTTACCTTGAAGATGTTTTACAATCAGGATGGAAACGCTATTTAAAACCTGTATTTATTTTACTTCCGTTATTGTTTTTTATTCCGATGTACCAGCTTGCCTTTCCTAATAAAAGTCCAGAATACATTGTAAAAAACAAACTTGGAACACATCGCTGGGAAGATGGAAAAGAACATAACCTTTCTCAAGATTTTGCTGATATGCTGGGTTGGAAAGAACTAGCCCGAAAAACAGATTCTGTTTATGCTTTGTTTCCAAAATCTGAAAATACTTTAGTGCTTTGTGATAATTACGGACAAGCCGGAGCTATTAATTATTACACTAAAAAAGGCATTAAAGCCGTTTCTTTCAATGCTGATTACGTGAATTGGTTCAATTTGAATGTGCATTATACGAATCTAATAAGGGTGAAAGAATTTGAAGAAAACAGTACTGAATTTAAAGAAACCAGTCCGTTTTTTGAGTCTGCACGCATTGGCGGAAGCATAACCAATCAGTACGCCAGAGAATACCAAACAACAATTTTCGTTTTCACTAAAGCTAAAGTCGACATTAACAACAGACTCAAACAGGAAATCGAAGAAGAGAAAAATTACGACAATTAA
- a CDS encoding DUF4269 domain-containing protein produces the protein MIHFDTIDYLKDGNPRQIKAYKTLTQNKVLENLSEFDPILAGTIPINIDIENSDLDIICYWQNKTHYIEIITTLFQSKTDFKISEVIVNEQLSIIASFKLEDFEIEIFGQDIPTKNQNGYRHMIIEHEILQSRDENFRLEIIKLKQNGYKTEPAFGKLLGLKNDPYAELLTYKI, from the coding sequence ATGATTCATTTCGATACAATAGATTATTTAAAAGATGGAAATCCCAGACAAATCAAGGCTTATAAAACACTTACCCAAAATAAGGTTTTAGAAAATCTGTCTGAATTTGATCCTATTTTAGCGGGAACTATTCCAATAAATATTGATATTGAAAACAGCGATCTCGATATTATTTGTTATTGGCAGAACAAAACTCATTACATCGAAATCATCACTACTCTATTTCAATCTAAAACTGATTTTAAAATTTCAGAAGTTATTGTAAATGAACAACTTTCTATAATTGCAAGTTTTAAATTAGAAGATTTTGAAATTGAAATTTTCGGTCAAGATATTCCAACCAAAAACCAAAACGGTTACCGACACATGATTATAGAACATGAAATTCTGCAATCGCGAGATGAGAATTTCCGTTTAGAGATTATAAAACTCAAACAAAACGGCTATAAAACCGAGCCTGCTTTTGGCAAATTATTGGGTTTAAAAAACGATCCTTACGCAGAATTATTGACTTATAAAATATAA
- a CDS encoding RNA methyltransferase yields MNDNFINEYFGIGIQNGKTPENLGVLWRSAQNMGATFIFTIGNRYAKQACDTHDAVKAIPYFHYETFEAFYENLPKGARLVGVELTDKASDLETFEHPRRCVYLLGAEDHGLSKNAMSKCHNLVKFKSEKSLNVAVAGTIIMYDRNLPKPRS; encoded by the coding sequence ATGAATGATAATTTTATAAATGAATACTTTGGCATAGGAATACAAAATGGTAAAACGCCTGAAAATTTGGGAGTTTTGTGGCGTTCGGCTCAAAACATGGGTGCTACTTTTATATTTACCATTGGTAATCGATATGCGAAACAAGCGTGTGATACTCATGATGCTGTAAAAGCGATTCCTTATTTTCATTACGAGACTTTTGAAGCTTTCTATGAAAATTTGCCTAAAGGAGCACGATTAGTTGGTGTAGAACTGACCGACAAAGCCTCTGATTTAGAAACTTTTGAGCATCCAAGAAGATGCGTTTATTTATTGGGAGCAGAAGATCACGGTTTATCTAAAAATGCGATGAGTAAATGTCATAATTTAGTGAAATTTAAATCGGAAAAAAGCCTAAATGTGGCCGTGGCAGGAACTATTATTATGTATGATAGAAATTTGCCTAAACCACGTTCTTGA
- a CDS encoding topoisomerase DNA-binding C4 zinc finger domain-containing protein, producing the protein MKGYNNIEYISIIVFSEKAEIKIDTSVDVINMHRLLRTIKKYSTIHLSEIDKDNIFQKINASNLKSSFNQHEHINSIKRRINDREKTIQANKCPRCGNNLVERRGEFGSFLGCKSYPKCKFTQK; encoded by the coding sequence TTGAAGGGATATAATAATATCGAATACATATCTATTATTGTTTTTTCTGAAAAAGCCGAAATAAAAATAGATACTAGTGTTGATGTCATTAACATGCATCGGCTTTTAAGAACAATTAAAAAATACTCAACTATACATCTCTCCGAAATTGATAAGGATAATATTTTTCAAAAAATTAATGCTTCTAATTTGAAAAGTTCTTTTAATCAACATGAACATATTAATTCGATTAAAAGAAGAATTAATGATCGAGAGAAAACAATTCAAGCAAATAAATGTCCAAGATGTGGTAATAATTTGGTTGAAAGAAGAGGGGAATTTGGAAGTTTTTTAGGGTGTAAATCATATCCAAAATGTAAATTCACGCAAAAATAG
- a CDS encoding helix-turn-helix domain-containing protein has translation MEQKIHQGRNVKRFREMLGIKQEALAYDLGEDWNQKKISILEQKDVIEDNLLKQISTSLKIPVEAFKNFDEEQAINIISNTFNDQSNGYNYYPTFNVNPIEKWLEALEEIKRLNLELLKAKEEQIKVLEKLLKKE, from the coding sequence ATGGAACAGAAAATTCATCAGGGAAGAAATGTAAAACGCTTCAGAGAAATGCTTGGCATCAAACAGGAAGCTCTTGCTTATGATTTGGGTGAAGATTGGAATCAGAAAAAAATCTCTATTCTGGAACAGAAGGATGTAATCGAAGATAATCTGCTTAAACAAATCTCTACTTCTTTGAAAATTCCTGTTGAAGCTTTTAAAAATTTTGATGAAGAACAAGCCATAAATATTATATCCAATACTTTTAATGATCAATCCAATGGATACAATTACTATCCAACTTTCAATGTAAATCCAATTGAAAAATGGCTTGAAGCTTTAGAAGAAATCAAACGATTAAATCTGGAACTTTTAAAAGCCAAAGAAGAACAAATTAAGGTTTTAGAAAAATTATTAAAAAAGGAATAA
- the yiaA gene encoding inner membrane protein YiaA, giving the protein MEPLKSNESNNNSELKNARLNNGFSPLKPSAAFIGASWMTLIIGMTSYCIGLYNSDMAYNEKGYYFTILLFGLFSVISVQKSVRDRLEGIPVTDLYYSISWFSTIASIVLLIIGLWNANLLLSEKGFFGMSFVLGLFSALAVQKNTRDLKQFESSAI; this is encoded by the coding sequence ATGGAACCGCTAAAATCAAATGAATCAAACAACAATTCAGAATTAAAAAATGCAAGATTAAATAATGGATTTAGTCCATTAAAACCTAGTGCTGCCTTTATAGGCGCTTCGTGGATGACGTTAATTATTGGGATGACCTCGTATTGTATCGGACTTTATAATTCGGATATGGCGTACAACGAAAAAGGATATTATTTTACAATTCTTCTTTTTGGTCTTTTCTCTGTAATATCAGTGCAAAAAAGTGTGCGTGACAGATTAGAAGGTATTCCGGTTACAGACTTGTATTACAGCATAAGCTGGTTTAGTACCATTGCCTCGATAGTATTGCTTATAATTGGTTTGTGGAACGCCAATTTACTGCTAAGTGAAAAAGGTTTCTTTGGGATGTCGTTTGTATTAGGACTGTTTTCTGCGCTTGCTGTGCAAAAAAACACCCGAGACCTTAAACAATTTGAATCATCGGCTATATAA
- a CDS encoding tetratricopeptide repeat protein encodes MNALQEISNMMNEREKKAFIQHLSKKNKRKDVGNIELFNSLKTDDIKLKKSDIKNQKSSDAYHALRKRLYDNMVEFMATRSFENDTSEENTILRLIVVSRLFFEHKLEKTAFKCLAKAENIATNIEHFRLLNEIYLMQIQFAHFNLSQPIEKVIQKFKANKKQLEYEEQLNLGYAVLRRELAAIYHEGRIVDFQAVIKNTIETHGISLKQGLTFKSLYQILFIANEYASINNNYLPIQPFVMTSYKFISKKADLTNKHLYYHIYILYFIANFHFRNGQFSESLNYLNSMFTELQKQSGKYYHRFCLRYFLLLAFNENYLGNWQKAIEIAEKALTLNKKTDPNDSNDVRLMLIVFHIQQNAGRSAVKEMAKLSHTDSWYEKKMGMDWTIKKCLMEIMLHTQQENTELAISRIKSFKRRYKKYLLTVNEERVVQYLSLIEQYVMKPEIIKNEKFQTTIENFIIKSQNGPKDIFIMSFLAWLLAKVRQKPIYETTLNLLESYFKGFMFYENHLINF; translated from the coding sequence ATGAATGCACTTCAGGAAATATCCAACATGATGAATGAAAGAGAAAAAAAGGCATTCATACAACATTTATCCAAAAAGAACAAACGTAAAGACGTTGGAAATATTGAACTATTCAATTCTTTAAAAACTGACGATATAAAATTAAAAAAGTCAGATATAAAAAATCAAAAAAGCAGCGATGCTTATCATGCATTACGAAAAAGGCTTTATGATAACATGGTGGAATTCATGGCGACTCGAAGTTTTGAGAATGACACTTCAGAAGAAAATACAATTCTTCGCCTTATTGTGGTAAGCCGTTTGTTTTTTGAACATAAACTTGAAAAAACGGCTTTTAAATGTTTGGCAAAAGCGGAAAATATTGCAACGAACATTGAACATTTCCGTCTTCTTAATGAAATATATTTGATGCAAATACAATTTGCGCATTTCAATCTTTCTCAGCCAATTGAAAAAGTAATACAAAAGTTTAAAGCCAATAAAAAACAGCTTGAATACGAAGAGCAGCTTAATCTTGGTTATGCGGTTTTACGCCGCGAACTTGCCGCGATTTATCATGAAGGTCGTATTGTAGATTTTCAGGCGGTTATAAAAAACACCATCGAAACACACGGAATATCATTGAAACAAGGATTGACTTTTAAATCCTTGTACCAAATTTTATTTATTGCCAACGAATACGCTTCTATAAACAACAATTACCTGCCTATTCAGCCTTTTGTGATGACAAGCTACAAATTCATCAGCAAAAAAGCAGATTTGACTAATAAGCATTTATACTATCATATTTACATATTGTATTTTATTGCTAATTTTCATTTTCGCAACGGTCAGTTTTCTGAGTCTTTGAATTATCTTAATTCGATGTTTACCGAACTTCAGAAACAGTCTGGTAAATATTACCATCGTTTCTGTTTGAGATATTTTCTTTTGTTGGCTTTCAACGAAAACTATCTAGGAAATTGGCAAAAAGCAATTGAAATTGCCGAAAAAGCTTTAACTCTAAACAAAAAAACAGATCCTAATGATAGCAACGATGTCCGTTTAATGCTTATCGTTTTTCATATTCAGCAAAACGCGGGACGAAGTGCTGTAAAAGAAATGGCAAAATTAAGCCATACCGACAGCTGGTACGAGAAAAAAATGGGTATGGACTGGACTATCAAAAAATGTCTGATGGAAATAATGCTTCACACACAGCAGGAAAACACAGAACTCGCAATTTCCCGAATCAAAAGCTTTAAACGACGTTATAAAAAATACCTGTTAACGGTAAACGAAGAGCGCGTTGTGCAATATCTTTCGCTTATAGAGCAATATGTAATGAAACCTGAAATCATAAAAAATGAAAAGTTTCAAACCACAATAGAAAATTTTATAATTAAATCACAAAACGGACCTAAAGACATTTTCATCATGAGCTTTCTGGCTTGGTTACTTGCAAAAGTGAGACAGAAACCAATTTATGAGACAACCTTAAATCTTCTTGAATCTTATTTTAAAGGCTTTATGTTTTATGAAAACCATTTAATTAATTTCTAG
- a CDS encoding leucine-rich repeat domain-containing protein: MYLVIDCHKNNLQGNIPNLIGNLKKLEVFSFSSNQFSGSIPETICKLKNLKDLELSKNNLSGTIPSEWETVFIGFNRRKEIRK, from the coding sequence TTGTATCTTGTAATAGATTGTCATAAAAACAATCTGCAAGGAAATATTCCCAATTTAATTGGTAATTTAAAAAAGCTGGAAGTTTTTAGTTTTTCTAGTAATCAATTCTCAGGATCAATTCCTGAAACAATTTGTAAGTTGAAGAATTTGAAAGATTTAGAGCTTTCTAAAAACAATTTGTCTGGAACAATTCCATCGGAATGGGAAACCGTTTTTATTGGATTTAACCGAAGAAAAGAAATCAGAAAATAA